One Allostreptomyces psammosilenae DNA segment encodes these proteins:
- a CDS encoding esterase/lipase family protein, with translation MTTFVLVHGAWHGPWAWDRLTPLLHRAGARTVTPALTLEADTGLHDHVREVVTALDATAGADDLVLVGHSYAGLVVRQAADQRPGAVRHVVLVDGWAGRDGASMFGLAPRGFADAVRAAARAGADGRQVPAPPPASFGVTDPHDADRLARRLRPQPLRSFTEATRLSGAVDRIPGTAVYCRPLTYPFDRLGTAIGYRPIPLDGPHDIMLTHPRALADLLLHPQVLRFGIEKLED, from the coding sequence ATGACCACCTTCGTTCTCGTCCACGGCGCCTGGCACGGCCCGTGGGCCTGGGACCGCCTCACCCCGTTACTGCACCGGGCCGGCGCGCGCACCGTCACGCCGGCCCTCACCCTGGAGGCCGACACCGGCCTGCACGACCACGTCCGGGAGGTCGTCACCGCGCTCGACGCCACGGCCGGCGCCGACGACCTGGTGCTGGTCGGCCACAGCTACGCCGGCCTGGTCGTCCGCCAGGCCGCCGACCAGCGGCCCGGGGCGGTGCGCCACGTCGTCCTGGTGGACGGCTGGGCGGGCCGCGACGGGGCCAGCATGTTCGGCCTGGCGCCGCGCGGCTTCGCGGACGCCGTCCGGGCCGCCGCACGCGCCGGCGCGGACGGCCGCCAGGTGCCCGCGCCCCCGCCCGCGAGCTTCGGCGTGACCGACCCGCACGACGCGGACCGGCTCGCCCGGCGCCTGCGGCCGCAGCCGCTGCGCTCCTTCACCGAGGCCACCCGGCTCAGCGGGGCCGTCGACCGGATACCCGGGACCGCCGTCTACTGCCGGCCGCTCACCTATCCGTTCGACCGCCTCGGCACGGCGATCGGATACCGGCCGATCCCCCTGGACGGCCCGCACGACATCATGCTCACCCACCCCCGGGCGCTGGCCGACCTGCTGCTCCACCCCCAGGTACTGCGGTTCGGAATCGAGAAGCTCGAAGATTAG
- a CDS encoding GroES family chaperonin produces the protein MAEEPGFAHKLPIRMLHDRVLVRGGTGEGERRSSGGILIPATAQVGKRLAWAEVVAVGQSVRTVEPGDRVLFDPEELAEVEVRGVGYLLMRERDLHAVAAERLGGGTEDATGLYL, from the coding sequence ATGGCCGAAGAGCCCGGCTTCGCGCACAAGCTCCCGATCCGGATGCTGCACGACCGCGTCCTGGTGCGCGGCGGTACGGGCGAGGGCGAGCGCAGGTCCAGCGGTGGAATCCTGATCCCCGCGACCGCCCAGGTCGGCAAGAGGCTGGCCTGGGCCGAGGTCGTCGCGGTCGGCCAGAGCGTGCGGACCGTGGAGCCCGGCGACCGCGTGCTGTTCGACCCGGAGGAGCTGGCCGAGGTCGAGGTGCGCGGCGTGGGCTACCTGCTGATGCGGGAGCGGGATCTGCACGCGGTGGCCGCCGAGCGCCTCGGCGGCGGCACGGAGGACGCCACCGGGCTGTATCTCTGA
- a CDS encoding PTS transporter subunit EIIC — MSTASAASEAPSKGRNWRSSLFQNLQKIGRSLQLPIAVLPAAGLLNRLGQPDVFGAEGLGWDRVSQVIGAAGGAVFANLSLLFCIGVAIGFAKKADGSTALAAVVGYLVFNNVLTAFPDDEGNPQNPGVLGGIVVGLITAVVWQRYHRTKLVDWLGFFNGRRLVPMQMALIGLVLGILFGLLWGPIGTGLENFGDWLIGLGALGSGIFGFINRLLIPIGMHQFVNTFLWFQVGDFTNAAGEVVHGDIARFYAGDPEAGIFMTGFYPIMMFGLPAAALAITHCARPERRKEVGGLMLSVALTAFVTGVTEPLEFSFMFVAPLLYGLHAVLTGISMAVTWALGIKDGFTFSGGLIDYGLAWSNATQPWMIIPVGLVFAVVYYLVFRFAITRFNLPTPGREPEEDLVDTTKP; from the coding sequence ATGAGTACCGCGAGTGCCGCGAGCGAGGCGCCGTCGAAGGGCAGGAACTGGCGCTCCAGCCTCTTCCAGAACCTCCAGAAGATCGGCCGCAGCCTCCAGCTGCCGATCGCCGTCCTGCCGGCCGCGGGTCTGCTCAACCGCCTGGGGCAGCCCGACGTCTTCGGTGCCGAGGGGCTGGGCTGGGACCGGGTCTCCCAGGTCATCGGCGCCGCCGGCGGCGCCGTCTTCGCCAACCTCTCCCTGCTCTTCTGCATCGGCGTGGCGATCGGCTTCGCGAAGAAGGCGGACGGCTCCACGGCGCTCGCCGCCGTCGTCGGCTACCTGGTCTTCAACAACGTGCTCACCGCCTTCCCCGACGACGAGGGCAACCCGCAGAACCCGGGCGTTCTCGGCGGCATCGTCGTCGGCCTGATCACCGCCGTGGTCTGGCAGCGCTACCACCGCACCAAGCTGGTGGACTGGCTCGGCTTCTTCAACGGCCGCCGCCTGGTGCCGATGCAGATGGCGCTGATCGGTCTGGTGCTCGGTATCCTGTTCGGCCTGCTGTGGGGCCCCATCGGCACCGGGCTGGAGAACTTCGGCGACTGGCTGATCGGCCTCGGCGCCCTGGGATCGGGCATCTTCGGCTTCATCAACCGCCTGCTGATCCCGATCGGCATGCACCAGTTCGTCAACACCTTCCTCTGGTTCCAGGTCGGTGACTTCACCAACGCGGCCGGCGAGGTGGTGCACGGCGACATCGCGCGGTTCTACGCCGGGGACCCGGAGGCCGGCATCTTCATGACCGGCTTCTACCCGATCATGATGTTCGGCCTGCCGGCGGCGGCCCTGGCGATCACCCACTGCGCCCGGCCCGAGCGCCGCAAGGAGGTCGGCGGCCTGATGCTGTCGGTCGCCCTCACCGCCTTCGTCACCGGCGTCACCGAGCCGCTGGAGTTCTCCTTCATGTTCGTCGCGCCGCTGCTGTACGGCCTGCACGCCGTGCTGACCGGCATCTCCATGGCGGTGACCTGGGCCCTCGGCATCAAGGACGGCTTCACCTTCTCCGGCGGCCTGATCGACTACGGCCTGGCCTGGAGCAACGCCACGCAGCCGTGGATGATCATCCCGGTCGGCCTGGTCTTCGCGGTCGTCTACTACCTGGTGTTCCGCTTCGCGATCACCCGGTTCAACCTCCCCACCCCGGGCCGCGAGCCCGAGGAGGACCTGGTGGACACCACCAAGCCGTGA
- a CDS encoding winged helix-turn-helix transcriptional regulator, which yields MEQRTYNQYCATARTLDLVGERWTLLLIRELLTGPKRFGDLRGNLRGLGTGLLAARLKHLEREGLVGRVTLPPPARTPAYALTPAGEDLAPAVLALARWGLTWAMDSPREEETFHPGWALLGLEACFDADAAAGLRAVYEFRVDDEVFHARIDDGAIDMVHGPAQRPDVSVTAGGEVLRDIAAGRTGLAEAVDAGAAVAHGDQEALRRLYRLFRLPRRRSRTGEGGAP from the coding sequence GTGGAACAGCGCACCTACAACCAGTACTGCGCCACCGCGCGCACGCTCGACCTGGTCGGCGAGCGCTGGACGCTGCTGCTGATCCGCGAGCTGCTGACCGGCCCCAAGCGCTTCGGCGACCTGCGGGGGAACCTGCGCGGCCTGGGCACCGGCCTGCTGGCCGCCAGGCTGAAGCACCTGGAACGCGAGGGGCTGGTGGGCCGGGTCACCCTCCCCCCGCCGGCCCGCACCCCCGCCTACGCCCTCACCCCCGCCGGCGAGGACCTCGCCCCGGCCGTGCTGGCGCTCGCCCGGTGGGGGCTGACCTGGGCGATGGACTCCCCCCGGGAGGAGGAGACCTTCCACCCCGGCTGGGCACTGCTCGGTCTGGAGGCCTGCTTCGACGCCGACGCGGCGGCCGGCCTGCGGGCGGTCTACGAGTTCCGCGTCGACGACGAGGTCTTCCACGCCCGGATCGACGACGGCGCGATCGACATGGTCCACGGCCCCGCCCAGCGGCCGGACGTGAGCGTCACGGCCGGCGGCGAGGTCCTCCGCGACATCGCCGCCGGCCGGACCGGCCTCGCCGAGGCCGTCGACGCCGGCGCCGCGGTGGCTCACGGCGACCAGGAGGCGCTGCGCCGGCTGTACCGGCTGTTCCGGCTCCCGCGTCGGCGCTCCCGCACCGGGGAGGGCGGCGCTCCGTAA
- the rdgB gene encoding RdgB/HAM1 family non-canonical purine NTP pyrophosphatase, giving the protein MSSHNRLVLATRNAHKVVELRAILTESADSFGGPVPELVGADAFPEVPDVPETGVTFAENALLKAHALARATGLPAIADDSGLCVDVLGGAPGIFSARWSGRHGDDAANLRLLLAQLADISDEHRRAHFACAAAVALPDGTERVVEGTLPGVLRHEPVGSGGFGYDPILQPDGEERTVAELTAAEKNAISHRGKAFRALVPVLRELLDRAG; this is encoded by the coding sequence ATGAGCAGTCACAACCGCCTCGTCCTCGCCACCCGTAACGCGCACAAGGTCGTCGAGCTCCGCGCGATCCTCACCGAGTCCGCCGACTCCTTCGGCGGCCCGGTGCCCGAGCTGGTCGGCGCCGACGCGTTCCCCGAGGTGCCGGACGTCCCCGAGACCGGCGTCACCTTCGCGGAGAACGCCCTGCTCAAGGCGCACGCCCTGGCCCGGGCCACCGGGCTGCCGGCGATCGCCGACGACTCCGGGCTGTGCGTGGACGTGCTCGGTGGCGCCCCCGGCATCTTCTCGGCCCGCTGGTCCGGCCGGCACGGCGACGACGCGGCCAACCTGCGGCTGCTGCTGGCGCAGCTCGCCGACATCTCCGACGAGCACCGGCGGGCCCACTTCGCCTGCGCGGCGGCCGTCGCCCTGCCGGACGGCACCGAGCGCGTCGTGGAGGGGACCCTGCCGGGGGTGCTGCGCCACGAGCCGGTCGGCTCCGGCGGCTTCGGGTACGACCCGATCCTCCAGCCGGACGGCGAGGAGCGCACCGTGGCCGAGCTGACGGCGGCGGAGAAGAACGCCATCAGCCACCGGGGGAAGGCGTTCCGCGCGCTGGTGCCGGTGCTGCGCGAGCTGCTCGACCGGGCCGGCTGA
- a CDS encoding RICIN domain-containing protein has product MGSRTPSRTVVTAVIGGAAACGLLAGVVSGLLRAGGGEEPPAALPATTAAAPTSADPAGAGPSASSPAASLPASAPASPSAPASASASASGTPAVQPAPGPAAGRYTLVLAGTQLAADVEGASVAPGARVMGWQFSGAPHQLWQLQPSPAGGYHLVAAHSGQCLTTAGGAGAPVVQQPCADPAAAGGWGITALPGLPGQWALTDAATGLAVGLGPAGDSSLALLPPGSTQGWVLTPA; this is encoded by the coding sequence GTGGGGTCGCGCACGCCGTCCCGGACCGTGGTCACGGCCGTCATCGGCGGCGCCGCGGCCTGCGGTCTGCTCGCCGGGGTGGTCTCCGGGCTGCTGCGGGCGGGCGGAGGGGAGGAGCCACCGGCGGCGCTGCCGGCGACCACCGCAGCCGCCCCGACCTCCGCCGACCCCGCCGGCGCCGGCCCCTCGGCCTCGTCCCCCGCCGCCTCCCTCCCGGCGTCCGCCCCGGCCTCCCCCTCCGCCCCGGCCTCCGCCTCCGCCTCCGCCTCGGGCACCCCGGCCGTCCAGCCGGCGCCCGGCCCGGCGGCCGGGCGCTACACCCTGGTGCTGGCCGGCACCCAATTGGCCGCCGACGTCGAGGGCGCCTCGGTGGCGCCGGGCGCCCGGGTGATGGGCTGGCAGTTCAGCGGGGCGCCGCACCAGCTCTGGCAGCTCCAGCCGTCCCCGGCCGGCGGCTACCACCTGGTCGCCGCGCACAGCGGCCAGTGCCTGACGACGGCCGGAGGCGCGGGCGCCCCCGTGGTGCAGCAGCCGTGCGCCGACCCGGCGGCCGCCGGCGGGTGGGGCATCACGGCGCTGCCCGGGCTCCCCGGCCAGTGGGCCCTGACCGACGCCGCGACCGGGCTCGCCGTCGGCCTCGGCCCGGCCGGAGACTCCTCGCTCGCCCTACTGCCGCCCGGCAGCACCCAGGGCTGGGTCCTCACCCCGGCGTGA
- a CDS encoding DUF3618 domain-containing protein, with protein MSEVKPHSGQEAPPPDVRTPAEIEADINRTRRRLAATLDELAVRVHPRTVVDDAKDRAREAVSRGVGRARTVVGEVGGRAREQVVDDYGGPRLERVVPLALVGLAVVTLLAVSAYRRRR; from the coding sequence TTGAGCGAGGTCAAGCCGCACAGCGGTCAGGAGGCCCCGCCCCCGGACGTGAGAACGCCCGCCGAGATCGAGGCCGACATCAACCGCACCCGGCGGCGGCTGGCCGCCACGCTGGACGAGCTGGCGGTCAGGGTCCACCCCCGGACGGTGGTGGACGACGCCAAGGACCGGGCCCGGGAGGCCGTGAGCCGGGGCGTGGGGCGGGCGCGGACCGTGGTCGGCGAGGTCGGCGGACGGGCCCGGGAGCAGGTCGTGGACGACTACGGCGGCCCGCGGCTGGAGCGCGTGGTGCCGCTGGCCCTGGTGGGCTTGGCGGTGGTGACGCTGCTGGCCGTCTCGGCGTACCGCCGGCGACGCTGA
- the murI gene encoding glutamate racemase → MATLDAPIGIFDSGFGGLTVARAVLDQLPGESVLYLGDTARQPYGPRPIAEVRAYALQCLDRLVEQGVKMLVIACNSASAAVLRDARERYAVPVVEVIAPATRRAAAATRNGRVGVICTHATQTSQAYDDAFAAAPHIDLTTRACPRFVEFVERGVTAGPELMGVAREYLDPVAAAGVDTLILGCTHYPLLTGVISYIMGDGVTLISSAEETAKDVYRSLVAHGLMREPTDDRPAHRFLTTGDPAQFQRIGRRFLGPELADVDVIREPDAGRPDTYVIPDTLPTAVEARA, encoded by the coding sequence GTGGCAACGCTAGACGCACCCATCGGCATCTTCGACTCCGGCTTCGGCGGCCTGACCGTGGCCCGCGCCGTGCTCGACCAGCTCCCCGGGGAGTCGGTCCTGTACCTCGGCGACACCGCCCGTCAGCCCTACGGACCGCGCCCCATCGCCGAGGTGCGCGCCTACGCCCTGCAGTGCCTGGACCGCCTGGTCGAGCAGGGCGTCAAGATGCTGGTCATCGCCTGCAACAGCGCCAGCGCCGCCGTCCTGCGGGACGCCCGCGAACGCTACGCGGTACCGGTCGTCGAGGTGATCGCGCCCGCCACCCGGCGCGCCGCCGCGGCCACCCGCAACGGCCGGGTCGGCGTCATCTGCACCCACGCCACCCAGACGTCGCAGGCCTATGACGACGCCTTCGCCGCCGCCCCGCACATCGACCTGACCACCCGGGCCTGCCCGCGCTTCGTGGAGTTCGTCGAACGGGGCGTCACCGCCGGCCCCGAGCTGATGGGCGTCGCCCGCGAGTACCTCGACCCGGTGGCCGCCGCCGGCGTGGACACCCTCATCCTGGGCTGCACCCACTACCCGCTGCTCACCGGTGTCATCTCCTACATCATGGGCGACGGGGTCACCCTGATCTCCAGCGCCGAGGAGACCGCGAAGGACGTCTACCGCAGCCTGGTCGCCCACGGCCTGATGCGGGAGCCGACCGACGACCGTCCCGCGCACCGGTTCCTCACCACCGGCGACCCGGCGCAGTTCCAGCGCATCGGCCGACGCTTCCTCGGCCCGGAGCTGGCCGACGTCGACGTCATCCGCGAACCGGACGCCGGGCGGCCGGACACGTACGTCATTCCCGACACCCTTCCCACCGCCGTGGAGGCCCGCGCATGA
- the bcp gene encoding thioredoxin-dependent thiol peroxidase, with protein sequence MADRLTTGDTAPAFSLPDADGRQVSLADYAGRKVIVYFYPAAMTPGCTKQACDFTDNLEVLAGAGYDVVGISPDAPAKLAAFREKESLRVTLLSDPDKEVMRAYGAFGEKSLYGKTVTGVIRSTVVVDGDGTVAKAMYNVKATGHVAKIIRDLGL encoded by the coding sequence ATGGCAGATCGGCTGACGACCGGCGACACCGCCCCGGCCTTCTCCCTGCCCGACGCCGACGGCCGGCAGGTCTCGCTGGCCGACTACGCGGGCCGCAAGGTGATCGTCTACTTCTACCCGGCGGCGATGACCCCGGGCTGCACCAAGCAGGCCTGCGACTTCACCGACAACCTGGAGGTCCTGGCGGGCGCCGGCTACGACGTCGTGGGCATCTCGCCGGACGCCCCGGCCAAGCTCGCCGCCTTCCGCGAGAAGGAGTCGCTGCGGGTCACCCTGCTCTCCGACCCCGACAAGGAGGTCATGCGGGCCTACGGCGCCTTCGGGGAGAAGAGCCTGTACGGCAAGACGGTCACCGGAGTGATCCGTTCGACCGTCGTCGTGGACGGCGACGGCACGGTCGCGAAGGCCATGTACAACGTCAAGGCCACCGGTCACGTCGCCAAGATCATCCGCGATCTCGGCCTCTGA
- a CDS encoding DMT family transporter produces MAWILLTFAGLLEICWSIGLKYTQGFTRLWPSVFTVVTLAGSMVLLAQAARTLPIGTAYGVWVGVGAVGAAVLGIVLFSEPVTAGRIFFLSLLVIAIIGLRVTGGSH; encoded by the coding sequence ATGGCCTGGATCCTGTTGACGTTCGCCGGCCTGCTGGAGATCTGCTGGTCGATCGGCCTGAAGTACACCCAGGGCTTCACCCGGCTGTGGCCGAGCGTGTTCACCGTCGTCACTCTGGCCGGCAGCATGGTGCTGCTCGCCCAGGCCGCCCGGACCCTGCCGATCGGCACCGCCTACGGGGTGTGGGTGGGCGTCGGCGCGGTCGGCGCGGCGGTGCTCGGCATCGTGCTCTTCTCCGAACCCGTGACGGCGGGGCGGATCTTCTTCCTCAGCCTGCTGGTGATCGCCATCATCGGCCTGCGGGTCACCGGCGGGAGCCACTGA
- a CDS encoding glucose PTS transporter subunit EIIB produces the protein MASKAEKIVAGLGGIDNIEEIEGCITRLRTEVKDASLVDEKALKAAGAHGVVKMGTAIQVVIGTDADPLAAEIEDMM, from the coding sequence ATGGCCAGCAAGGCTGAGAAGATCGTCGCCGGCCTCGGCGGCATCGACAACATCGAGGAGATCGAGGGCTGCATCACCCGGCTGCGCACCGAGGTGAAGGACGCCTCCCTGGTCGACGAGAAGGCCCTCAAGGCCGCCGGCGCCCACGGCGTGGTCAAGATGGGCACCGCCATCCAGGTCGTCATCGGCACCGACGCCGACCCGCTCGCGGCCGAGATCGAGGACATGATGTGA
- the rph gene encoding ribonuclease PH: MSRIDGRTPDQLRPVTLERGWSRHAEGSVLVHFGDTRVLCTASVTEGVPRWRKGSGEGWVTAEYSMLPRSTNTRGDREAVKGRIGGRTHEISRLIGRSLRAVIDYRALGENTIVLDCDVLQADGGTRTAAITGAYVALADAVAWMHRTRMLRPSRKVLTGSVAAVSVGIIDGTPMLDLAYEEDVRAETDMNVVCTGDGRFVEVQGTAEGAPFDRSLLDSLLDMAVKGCAELTVLQQVALAEELPSTDRG, translated from the coding sequence ATGTCTCGCATCGACGGCCGCACCCCCGACCAGCTCCGCCCCGTCACCCTGGAACGCGGCTGGAGCCGCCACGCCGAGGGCTCCGTCCTCGTGCACTTCGGCGACACCCGCGTGCTCTGCACCGCCAGCGTCACCGAGGGCGTCCCGCGCTGGCGCAAGGGCAGCGGCGAGGGCTGGGTCACCGCGGAGTACTCCATGCTGCCCCGCTCCACCAACACCCGCGGCGACCGCGAGGCGGTCAAGGGGCGCATCGGCGGCCGCACCCACGAGATCTCCCGGCTGATCGGCCGTTCGCTGCGCGCCGTGATCGACTACCGGGCGCTGGGCGAGAACACCATCGTGCTGGACTGCGACGTCCTCCAGGCCGACGGCGGCACCCGGACCGCGGCCATCACCGGGGCGTACGTCGCCCTGGCCGACGCCGTCGCCTGGATGCACCGCACCCGCATGCTCCGGCCCAGCCGCAAGGTGCTCACCGGCAGCGTCGCGGCCGTCAGCGTCGGCATCATCGACGGCACCCCGATGCTCGACCTCGCCTACGAGGAGGACGTGCGGGCCGAGACCGACATGAACGTCGTCTGCACCGGGGACGGGCGCTTCGTCGAGGTCCAGGGCACGGCGGAGGGCGCCCCCTTCGACCGCTCCCTGCTCGACTCCCTCTTGGACATGGCGGTCAAGGGCTGCGCCGAGCTGACGGTGCTGCAGCAGGTCGCCCTCGCCGAGGAACTCCCCTCCACCGACCGGGGCTGA
- a CDS encoding MBL fold metallo-hydrolase, with translation MKLTVVGCSGSFPSADSACSSYLLEAEGFRLVMDLGNGALGALQRHIGLYDVDAVCFSHLHADHCVDLCAYWVARNYRFEGCPARIPVYGPEGTSARLARVYDMPDQPGMHEAFDFRRLRPGVFEVGPFRITADRVAHPVEAYAFRVEYGGRSLVYSGDTGPCDALAKLSAGADLLLAEASFTHGREEIPDLHLNGRQAGEYAARGAVGRLVLTHIPPWTDRQRNLADASEVFAGPTGLARPGDVYFL, from the coding sequence ATGAAACTGACCGTGGTCGGCTGCTCAGGCTCGTTCCCGTCCGCCGACTCGGCCTGCTCCAGCTACCTGCTGGAGGCCGAGGGCTTCCGCCTGGTGATGGACCTGGGCAACGGTGCGCTGGGCGCGCTCCAGCGGCACATCGGCCTGTACGACGTCGACGCCGTCTGCTTCAGCCACCTGCACGCCGACCACTGCGTCGATCTCTGCGCCTACTGGGTGGCCCGCAACTACCGCTTCGAGGGCTGCCCCGCCCGCATCCCGGTGTACGGCCCGGAGGGCACCTCCGCGCGGCTCGCCCGGGTCTACGACATGCCGGACCAGCCCGGCATGCACGAGGCGTTCGACTTCCGGCGGCTGCGGCCGGGCGTCTTCGAGGTGGGCCCCTTCCGGATCACCGCGGACCGGGTCGCCCACCCGGTGGAGGCGTACGCGTTCCGCGTCGAGTACGGCGGGCGCTCCCTGGTCTACAGCGGGGACACCGGCCCCTGCGACGCCCTGGCCAAGCTCTCCGCGGGCGCCGACCTGCTGCTGGCCGAGGCGTCCTTCACGCACGGCCGCGAGGAGATCCCCGACCTGCACCTCAACGGCCGTCAGGCCGGGGAGTACGCGGCCCGGGGGGCGGTCGGACGGCTGGTGCTCACCCACATCCCGCCGTGGACCGACCGCCAGCGGAACCTGGCCGACGCCAGCGAGGTCTTCGCCGGCCCCACCGGTCTGGCCCGGCCCGGGGACGTCTACTTCCTGTAG